The following coding sequences lie in one Oncorhynchus kisutch isolate 150728-3 linkage group LG17, Okis_V2, whole genome shotgun sequence genomic window:
- the LOC109908677 gene encoding T-box transcription factor T-A, whose amino-acid sequence MTSSNSDQRLDHLLSVVESEFQKGSEKGDASERDIKLGLEDAELWTKFKELTNEMIVTKTGRRMFPVLRANVSGLDPNAMYSVLLDFVAADNNRWKYVNGEWVPGGKPEPQSPSCVYIHPDSPNFGAHWMKAPVSFSKVKLSNKLNGGGQIMLNSLHKYEPRIHIVKVGGLQKMISSQSFPETQFIAVTAYQNEEITALKIKHNPFAKAFLDAKERSDHKDIPDHGGDSQQSGYSQLGGWFLPGNGPMCSSSSPPPFSGAPGPSSGSYCERYSSLRGHRAAPYPSHYPHRSSSSNNYMDNSSGVLPTHDSWSALQIPNSSGMGTLAHTTNSTSNSSQYPSLWSVAGTTLTPSGSSSGSIAGGLTSQFLRGSSYTGLTSSLPVSSPSSMYDPSLSEVGVGVGEAQFESSIARLTASWAPVAQSY is encoded by the exons ATGACTTCTTCAAACTCCGACCAGCGGCTGGACCACCTTCTGAGCGTGGTGGAGAGCGAGTTTCAGAAGGGGAGCGAGAAAGGAGACGCATCGGAGAGGGATATTAAACTGGGACTAGAAGACGCAGAATTATGGACCAAGTTTAAAGAACTAACCAACGAAATGATCGTCACCAAGACTGGCAG GCGGATGTTTCCAGTGCTCAGAGCGAATGTGAGCGGCTTGGACCCCAACGCCATGTACTCAGTCCTATTGGACTTCGTGGCTGCAGACAACAACCGGTGGAAGTACGTGAATGGCGAGTGGGTTCCCGGTGGCAAGCCCGAGCCACAGAGCCCTAGCTGCGTCTACATCCACCCAGACTCGCCTAACTTCGGAGCACACTGGATGAAAGCGCCTGTCTCATTCAGCAAAGTCAAACTGTCCAATAAACTCAACGGGGGAGGACAG ATCATGCTGAACTCTCTGCACAAGTATGAGCCCAGGATACACATTGTGAAGGTTGGAGGGCTCCAGAAGATGATCAGTAGCCAGTCTTTCCCTGAGACTCAGTTCATCGCTGTCACTGCATACCAGAACGAAGAG ATAACTGCGTTGAAGATCAAACACAATCCATTCGCTAAAGCTTTCCTTGACGCCAAAGAGAG GAGCGACCATAAAGACATTCCAGACCATGGTGGAGACAGTCAACAGTCTGGTTATTCCCAAC TTGGTGGTTGGTTCCTACCTGGTAACGGCCCTATGTGCTCCAGCAGCAGCCCCCCTCCGTTCAGCGGGGCCCCTGGCCCCTCCTCAGGGTCTTATTGTGAGAGGTACTCCAGCCTGAGGGGCCACAGGGCAGCCCCCTACCCCAGCCACTACCCACACCGCTCCTCCAGCTCAA ACAACTACATGGACAACTCGTCGGGAGTCCTGCCCACCCATGACAGCTGGTCAGCCCTTCAGATCCCTAACTCCTCTGGGATGGGAACCCTGGCCCATACCACCAACTCCACATCCAACTCCAG CCAGTATCCTAGCCTGTGGTCTGTTGCCGGCACAACCCTAACTCCTTCTGGCTCCTCCTCTGGTTCCATTGCTGGCGGTCTGACCAGCCAGTTCCTGCGAGGCTCCTCCTACACTGGCCTGACCTCCTCCCTGCCCGTTTCCTCACCATCCTCCATGTACGATCCCAGCCTTAGTGAGGTGGGTGTAGGCGTGGGCGAGGCCCAGTTCGAAAGCTCCATCGCCAGGCTCACCGCCTCCTGGGCACCTGTGGCTCAGAGCTACTGA